ATCGCCCGGGTGCTCGCGGGCACCGGCCTGCTGCTGCTTGTTCCACTGGCGGCCATGCAGTTCACGGACGAAGTGGTCTGGACGCTGTCCGACTTCGTGTTTGCCGCCCTGCTGATCGCAGGTACCGGCATTGCTTATGTCCTTATCGCCAGCAAAGTCAAGACCAGCCGCCAGCGCATGATCACCGCCGCCGTGCTGGCCTGTGTCTTCCTGACGGTGTGGGCCGAACTGGCGGTAGGCCTGTTGGACTGAAGGCGCCGAAGGCCACCCGCGAAAAGCCAGCGTGATGCTGGCTTTTTTACGTGCGGCGCTAGAGCGGCACCTGGACGCGTGCCTTGATATGTTTGAGGTTGGCGATGATCGTAAAGGTCATTACCACCAGCAGCGACCACGAGCTCCATTTCCCCACGTGCACCATGGACCAGGCGCCGAGCTGGTTGGGATACTTCCAGATGCCGAAAAAGGTACTGATGTTTTCGGCCAGCCAGATAAAAAACCCGATCAGCACAAAGGCAAGCAGCAAGGGCATCGTGCGGTCAACGTCCAGTGGCCGGTAGATGACGGTGGCGCGTGCGTACAGCCCCAGTGCGCACGCTGCGACGTACCAGCGGTAGTCGCCAATGAAATGATGGGTAAAGAAGTTGGCGTAAATGAGAATGGCAATGAGCGCGGCCATCCAGTAAGGCGGGTGATGCCGGATGCGCAGGTCAAACAGGCGCCAGGCCTGGATCATGTAGCTGCCCACGGCCGCATACA
This region of Massilia sp. PAMC28688 genomic DNA includes:
- a CDS encoding DUF817 domain-containing protein — translated: MSAHHARPALTGPARWLTEFIYFGIKNARACLFVGLFFLAVFTVPRAGLLGLPRYDVLLVVALGIQAWMVWSRLETVDELKAVTLFHVIGFALEVFKTSSGIKSWAYPDFAYTKLFGVPLFAGFMYAAVGSYMIQAWRLFDLRIRHHPPYWMAALIAILIYANFFTHHFIGDYRWYVAACALGLYARATVIYRPLDVDRTMPLLLAFVLIGFFIWLAENISTFFGIWKYPNQLGAWSMVHVGKWSSWSLLVVMTFTIIANLKHIKARVQVPL